The stretch of DNA CCGCTACCGCTAGTTATCTTTCACGTCTGGCGCAGCCTCTTCCCCGGCAGCCTGGCCAGACCCCACGTGCCGCCATCGAACATGGCAAACAGTTCTGGCGCACCGGTCGGAAAACAGACACGGCGCACAGGAACGGCGGCGTAGGCCCCACCCAGCGTCACGGCAGCGAGGCCGTAGCAGGCGCGCGGCGCCTGGCTGGGCAAGACGTGCGGCATCGAACGGATCGACACCTGATTTGCCGTCGGACTGGTTTCCCAGCCCCCGACAGCACTGCTTGACGGCGATGACCATGCCCCGAAAAACGGGATCGCATCGCCGATTGAAGGCACGAAAATCGTGCGTGATGGGCCGCATTATACCTAAAACGAATTCCTGTCACGTCCGGGTCGGAAAAAATGCCATGATTTTTCACTATCGGCGTAACAAAGCCGTTTGCGTCGCGCGTTCGCGCACCAGGCTGCGGCGTTCGCCGGCCGGTGTCGCGCGCCGGTACAATCAGGACTTTCGCGGCGGCCGGACCCGGTCGTTCGCGAACGACGATACCCGACGATCCCCTTCCCGGCGCCCACGATTCCTCGCATGAAAGTCACGCTGATCCCCGTCACGCCGTTCCAGCAAAACAGTTCGCTGCTCGTGTGCGAGGCGACCGGGCGCGCCGCCGTCGTCGACCCGGGCGGCGATCTCGAACGGATCGAAGCCGAAGTCGCGCGGCAGAACGTGCAGATCGAAAAGGTGCTGCTCACGCATGGCCACGTCGACCACTGCGCGGGCGCCAAGGCGCTCGCGGCGCACTACGGCGTGCCGATCGAGGGGCCGCACGAGGACGAGCGCTTCTGGCTCGACATGCTGCCCGAGCAGAGCACGCGCTTCGGTTTTCCGGCGGCGCAGGCGTTCGAGCCTGACCGCTGGCTCGATGACGGCGACACCGTGCGCTTCGGCGACGAAGAACTGGAGGTGTACCACTGCCCGGGCCACACGCCGGGTCACGTGGTGTTCTTCAGCCGCGCACACCGGATCGCGCTGGTCGGCGACGTGCTGTTCGCCGGCTCGATCGGCCGCACCGATTTTCCGCGCGGCAACCACGCGGACCTGATCCGCTCGATCCGCGAGAAACTCTGGCCGCTCGGCAACGACGTGACGTTCGTACCGGGCCACGGCCCGACTTCGACGTTCGGCGCCGAGCGTCGCACCAACCCTTATGTCGCAGACGGCGTACCCGGATGAACAACGACGAAATTTACGTCAGCACGGATGTCGAAGCCGACGGCCCGATTCCCGGCCCCCATTCGATGCTGAGCTTCGCGTCCGCCGCGTACACGGCGGACAAGCGGCTGATCGCGACTTTTTCCGCGAACCTCGAACTGCTCGAAGGCGCGACGCCGCATCCAGTGCAGGCCGCGTGGTGGGAGACGCAGCCGGAGGCTTGGGCCGCGTGCCGCAAGGACCTGCAAACGCCGGAGGCGGCGATCGTCGCCTACGTCGAATGGGTCGAGGCGCTGCCGGGCAAGCCGGTGTTCGTCGCGATGCCGGCCGGCTTCGATTTCACGTACATGTTCTGGTACATGATGCGGTTCGCCGGCCGCTGCCCGTTCTCGTGGTCGGCGCTCGACATCAAGACGCTCGCGTTCGCGATGACGGGGCTGCCGTACCGCAAGTGCATCAAGCCGAGGTTCCCGAAGCACTGGTTCGACGACCATCCGCACACGCACGTCGCGCTCGACGACGCGATCGAGCAAGGGGCGCTCTTCTGCAACATGCTCGCGGACCTGCGCGCCGCGCAGGCGGCCGGTACTGTTGCGGCGGCGTCGGTAGATGGGAACGCATCAGGTCAAAACGCCGCTGACGACGTATCAAATTAGGCGATCCGTCTCGCCGAACGCGTTTCGCATTGCGTTTCGTTTTCCTGGCCTCTAACATTCGGAAATACGGCGACGCAAACGGAGGCGCAGTTGACACTCGATACGTTCTCTCAAAAGATTCTGCGTCTGCTGCAGCTCGACGCGCGCCGTTCGGTGCAGGAAATCTCCGATCAGGTGGGGCTGTCCAGCACGCCGTGCTGGCGCCGGATCAAGGACATGGAACAATCGGGCGTGATCCAGCGCTACACCGCGCTGCTCGATCGCGAAAAGCTGGGCCTGCACGTGTGCGCGCTCGCGCACATTCATCTGACGCGGCACACCGAAGGCGGCGTCGAGGAATTCGAGCGGGAAATCGCCACTTGCCCGGAAGTCACCGAGTGCTACAGCACGACCGGCGAGTCGGATTACATCCTGAAGATCGTCGCGCCGGACATCAAGTCGTACGACGCCTTCCTGCACGAGCGCATCTTCCGCATCCCGGCGGTCGCGCAGGTGCGCACGAGCGTCGTGCTCCGCGAGATCAAGTTCGATACGCAGTTGCCGCTTTGAACTGAGCCGCCACCGCGCCGGTCACGACCGCGTGTCGTGCGCGGGGTGCGGCGGGCGAACGCCGTCGCGCCGCCCCTCCCCTTCGCCGCGAACGCGCAG from Paraburkholderia caballeronis encodes:
- a CDS encoding MBL fold metallo-hydrolase, with translation MKVTLIPVTPFQQNSSLLVCEATGRAAVVDPGGDLERIEAEVARQNVQIEKVLLTHGHVDHCAGAKALAAHYGVPIEGPHEDERFWLDMLPEQSTRFGFPAAQAFEPDRWLDDGDTVRFGDEELEVYHCPGHTPGHVVFFSRAHRIALVGDVLFAGSIGRTDFPRGNHADLIRSIREKLWPLGNDVTFVPGHGPTSTFGAERRTNPYVADGVPG
- a CDS encoding exonuclease, with translation MNNDEIYVSTDVEADGPIPGPHSMLSFASAAYTADKRLIATFSANLELLEGATPHPVQAAWWETQPEAWAACRKDLQTPEAAIVAYVEWVEALPGKPVFVAMPAGFDFTYMFWYMMRFAGRCPFSWSALDIKTLAFAMTGLPYRKCIKPRFPKHWFDDHPHTHVALDDAIEQGALFCNMLADLRAAQAAGTVAAASVDGNASGQNAADDVSN
- a CDS encoding Lrp/AsnC family transcriptional regulator translates to MTLDTFSQKILRLLQLDARRSVQEISDQVGLSSTPCWRRIKDMEQSGVIQRYTALLDREKLGLHVCALAHIHLTRHTEGGVEEFEREIATCPEVTECYSTTGESDYILKIVAPDIKSYDAFLHERIFRIPAVAQVRTSVVLREIKFDTQLPL